In one Massilia endophytica genomic region, the following are encoded:
- the accD gene encoding acetyl-CoA carboxylase, carboxyltransferase subunit beta codes for MSWLEKLLPPRIQRSDTAARKTMPEGLWVKCPSCEAVLYRTDLESNLHVCPKCDHHMRIRARERLDALLDAGGRYEIGQETLPVDTLKFKDSKKYPDRLKQAMEATGETDALIAMGGSIMSLPVVVACFEFEFMGGSMGSVVGERFARAAQVALEQKVPFICITATGGARMQEGLLSLMQMAKTTAMLTKLAEKKLPFISVLTDPTMGGVSASFAFMGDVVMAEPKALIGFAGPRVIENTVREKLPEGFQRAEFLVQKGAVDMIVDRRKMREEIARLLALLQNQAAEVLA; via the coding sequence ATGAGCTGGTTAGAGAAACTGCTGCCGCCGCGCATCCAGCGCTCGGACACTGCCGCTCGCAAGACGATGCCTGAAGGCCTGTGGGTCAAGTGCCCCTCCTGCGAGGCCGTCCTGTACCGTACGGACCTGGAGTCGAACCTGCACGTCTGCCCGAAGTGCGATCACCATATGCGCATCCGCGCCCGCGAGCGCCTGGATGCGCTGCTGGACGCAGGCGGCCGTTATGAGATCGGCCAGGAGACCCTGCCTGTCGACACCCTGAAATTCAAGGACAGCAAGAAGTATCCGGATCGCCTGAAACAGGCCATGGAAGCCACCGGCGAGACCGATGCGCTGATCGCCATGGGCGGCTCGATCATGAGCCTGCCCGTCGTGGTGGCCTGCTTCGAGTTCGAGTTCATGGGCGGTTCCATGGGCTCCGTGGTGGGCGAGCGTTTCGCCCGCGCTGCACAAGTGGCGCTGGAGCAGAAGGTGCCTTTCATCTGCATTACCGCCACCGGCGGCGCACGTATGCAGGAAGGCCTGCTGTCGCTGATGCAGATGGCGAAAACCACTGCCATGCTGACCAAGCTGGCCGAGAAGAAGCTGCCCTTCATCAGTGTGCTGACCGATCCCACCATGGGCGGCGTGTCCGCTTCCTTCGCCTTCATGGGCGACGTGGTGATGGCTGAACCGAAAGCCCTGATCGGCTTCGCCGGTCCGCGCGTGATCGAGAACACCGTGCGTGAGAAGCTGCCGGAAGGCTTCCAGCGCGCCGAGTTCCTGGTGCAGAAGGGCGCCGTGGACATGATCGTCGACCGCCGCAAGATGCGCGAGGAAATCGCCCGCCTGCTGGCGCTGCTGCAAAACCAGGCCGCCGAAGTGCTGGCCTGA
- the trpB gene encoding tryptophan synthase subunit beta has translation MKAQAKGLFHATDYQLPDATGHFGPYGGSFVAETLTYALDELREAYAKYSQDPAFLEEFRYELKHFVGRPSPIYHAKRWSEIAGGAQIYFKREDLNHTGAHKINNVIGQALLAKRMGKPRIIAETGAGQHGVATATICARFGLECVVYMGSEDVKRQAQNVYRMKLLGATVVPVESGSRTLKDALNEAMRDWVTNIENTFYIIGTVAGPHPYPMLVRDFQSVIGEECLVQMPELAGRQPDYVVAAVGGGSNAMGIFYPYIDQKDTKLVGVEAAGEGIETGKHAASLTMGYPGVLHGNRTYLLQSEDGQIIETHSVSAGLDYPGVGPEHAWLKDSGRATYEPITDEEALKAFHDCCRIEGIIPALESSHALAYAVKLAATLPKDQIVLANLSGRGDKDMHTVAQRAGLNFS, from the coding sequence ATGAAAGCCCAAGCTAAAGGCCTGTTCCACGCCACCGACTACCAGCTTCCCGACGCCACCGGCCACTTCGGCCCCTACGGCGGCTCCTTTGTCGCCGAAACCCTGACCTACGCCCTGGACGAGCTCCGGGAAGCCTACGCCAAATACAGCCAGGACCCGGCCTTCCTCGAAGAATTCCGCTACGAGCTCAAACACTTCGTCGGCCGTCCCTCGCCTATCTACCACGCCAAGCGCTGGAGCGAAATCGCGGGCGGCGCGCAGATCTACTTCAAGCGCGAAGACCTGAACCACACGGGCGCACACAAGATCAACAACGTCATTGGCCAGGCGCTGCTGGCCAAGCGCATGGGCAAGCCGCGCATCATCGCCGAAACGGGCGCGGGGCAGCACGGCGTGGCCACGGCCACCATCTGCGCGCGCTTCGGCCTCGAATGCGTGGTCTACATGGGCTCCGAGGACGTGAAGCGCCAGGCGCAGAACGTCTATCGCATGAAACTGCTGGGCGCCACCGTGGTGCCCGTGGAATCAGGCTCGCGCACCCTGAAAGACGCGCTGAACGAAGCCATGCGCGACTGGGTCACCAACATCGAAAACACCTTCTACATCATCGGCACGGTGGCGGGCCCGCACCCATACCCCATGCTGGTGCGCGACTTCCAGTCCGTGATCGGCGAAGAGTGCCTGGTGCAGATGCCCGAACTGGCAGGCCGCCAGCCCGACTACGTGGTGGCGGCGGTGGGCGGCGGCTCCAACGCCATGGGCATCTTCTACCCCTACATCGACCAGAAGGACACGAAGCTGGTAGGCGTGGAAGCGGCGGGCGAAGGCATCGAGACCGGCAAGCACGCCGCCTCGCTGACGATGGGCTACCCCGGCGTCCTGCACGGCAACCGCACCTACCTGCTGCAAAGCGAGGATGGCCAGATCATCGAGACCCATAGTGTTTCGGCGGGCCTGGACTATCCGGGCGTGGGTCCCGAGCACGCCTGGCTCAAGGACTCCGGCCGCGCCACCTACGAGCCGATCACGGACGAGGAAGCGCTGAAAGCCTTCCACGACTGCTGCCGCATCGAAGGCATCATCCCCGCGCTGGAAAGCTCGCACGCCCTGGCCTACGCCGTGAAGCTCGCGGCCACGCTGCCGAAGGACCAGATCGTGCTGGCCAACCTCTCCGGCCGCGGCGACAAGGATATGCACACCGTCGCCCAGCGCGCCGGCCTCAACTTCAGCTAA
- the trpA gene encoding tryptophan synthase subunit alpha → MSRIAATFEALKAQKKTGLVTFITAGDPAPASTVPLLHALVAGGADVLELGVPFSDPMAEGPVIQRACERALVHGVGIRHVFEYVKEFRKTNQHTPVVLMGYANPIERIGVDEFIAASKEAGADGAIVVDYPPEECEEFAAKMRAAGLDLIFLLAPTSTEQRIAQVAKVGGGFSYYVSLKGVTGAGHIDTAEVSQRIEAIRKHVKLPIGVGFGIRDAATAKAVAAVADAVVIGSRIIQEIEAATPETAPAAVQAFVAGIRQALDS, encoded by the coding sequence ATGTCTCGTATTGCTGCGACGTTTGAGGCGCTGAAGGCGCAAAAGAAGACCGGGCTGGTGACGTTCATTACCGCGGGCGATCCGGCGCCTGCTTCCACCGTGCCCCTGCTGCATGCCCTTGTGGCGGGAGGGGCGGATGTGCTGGAACTCGGCGTGCCCTTCTCGGATCCAATGGCGGAAGGGCCCGTCATCCAGCGCGCCTGCGAGCGCGCCCTGGTCCATGGCGTCGGCATCCGCCATGTGTTTGAGTACGTGAAGGAGTTTCGCAAGACTAACCAGCATACGCCTGTGGTGCTGATGGGCTATGCCAACCCCATCGAGCGTATTGGGGTGGATGAGTTCATTGCGGCCTCGAAAGAGGCGGGGGCGGATGGGGCCATCGTGGTGGACTATCCACCGGAAGAGTGCGAGGAATTCGCCGCGAAGATGCGGGCCGCCGGACTGGACCTGATCTTCCTGCTGGCGCCCACGTCCACCGAGCAGCGCATCGCCCAGGTGGCGAAGGTGGGCGGCGGCTTCAGCTATTACGTGTCGCTCAAGGGCGTGACCGGCGCCGGCCATATCGATACGGCCGAGGTGTCGCAGCGCATCGAGGCGATCCGCAAGCACGTGAAGCTGCCCATCGGCGTGGGCTTCGGTATCCGCGATGCGGCAACGGCCAAGGCGGTGGCGGCAGTAGCGGATGCAGTGGTGATCGGCAGCCGCATCATCCAGGAAATCGAGGCAGCCACGCCGGAAACGGCGCCCGCCGCCGTGCAGGCCTTCGTGGCAGGCATCCGGCAGGCTCTTGATTCGTAG